In a single window of the Arvicanthis niloticus isolate mArvNil1 unplaced genomic scaffold, mArvNil1.pat.X S10, whole genome shotgun sequence genome:
- the LOC117696048 gene encoding PRAME family member 12-like — MSSKTPPSLVQLARRSLLKDEALTISALQHLPMELFPPLFKDAFNSKQHKILREMVAAWPFPCLPVGALMTTPDLEILKTVLDGLDLLMTQKDQPRMWKLQVLDLRDANHNFWNVWAGMWDGVCFPDISQPQPLMYHPIQQGKQSLTIKINLSMNPGNISEYNEYFYQWSMERKDVVQVNCQKIEIWTNPVYYSTYLQDVVELSSIQELEVYKHCDLNTLAMIAPGLGQMTNLQKLLLNDIHMSLEWLGNKKIEDWCVSMIIPQFSKLHKLQHLYLNDVCFVNKCLDQVLRSLESPLETLAITRCKLTESHMSCLSECPRLHQLTHLDLSGTDFINSSYKFLGRLLGRLTATLQKLKLKGCMIVDFQINVLLPALSRCSQLTEVDFQMNFLSMDILKKLLQHTANLRQLTRERYPAPYEVYDEFGNVLPQKFVQQCSELMVTLNVIRQPKKICFVSNICAGCGGFCVYKFGAILCLCWQ; from the exons ATGAGCTCCAAGACCCCACCCTCGCTAGTGCAGCTGGCGAGAAGAAGTCTGCTGAAAGATGAAGCCTTAAccatctctgctctgcagcaCCTGCCCATGGAGCTCTTCCCACCACTCTTTAAGGATGCATTCAACAGCAAACAACATAAAATCCTGAGGGAGATGGTGGCAGCCTGGCCCTTCCCATGCCTTCCTGTTGGAGCTCTGATGACAACTCCAGACTTGGAGATCTTGAAGACTGTGCTGGATGGCCTGGATTTGCTGATGACACAAAAAGATCAACCCAG GATGTGGAAACTACAAGTGCTTGATTTACGAGATGCCAATCATAATTTCTGGAATGTGTGGGCTGGAATGTGGGATGGTGTTTGCTTTCCAGACATTAGTCAGCCTCAGCCTTTGATGTATCATCCCATACAACAGGGAAAACAGTCTTTGACTATAAAGATAAACCTTTCTATGAATCCCGGGAACATAAGTGAatacaatgaatatttttatcaGTGGTCAATGGAGAGAAAAGATGTAGTACAGGTGAACTGTCAGAAGATAGAGATTTGGACCAACCCTGTCTACTACTCAACTTATCTTCAGGATGTAGTTGAGTTAAGTTCTATCCAGGAATTGGAAGTGTATAAACACTGCGACCTGAACACCCTTGCAATGATAGCCCCTGGTTTAGGCCAGATGACAAACCTTCAAAAACTCCTTCTCAATGATATCCACATGTCTTTGGAGTGGCTTGGAAATAAAAAGATAGAAGACTGGTGTGTAAGTATGATCATTCCCCAATTCTCGAAACTCCACAAGCTCCAGCATCTCTACTTGAATGACGTCTGCTTTGTGAATAAATGCCTGGACCAAGTGCTCAG GAGCTTAGAGAGTCCCTTAGAGACCCTTGCAATCACTCGCTGCAAGCTGACAGAGTCACATATGAGTTGTCTGTCCGAGTGTCCAAGGCTCCATCAGCTCACACACCTGGATCTGAGTGGCACCGACTTTATAAATTCAAGTTATAAATTTCTAGGAAGACTTCTAGGAAGACTGACAGCTACACTGCAGAAGCTGAAATTGAAGGGCTGTATGATCGTGGACTTCCAAATCAATGTCCTCCTACCTGCTCTGAGCCGATGCTCCCAACTCACTGAGGTCGATTTTCAGATGAACTTCTTATCTATGGACATCCTGAAGAAGCTGCTGCAGCACACTGCTAACTTGAGACAACTGACCAGGGAAAGGTACCCTGCCCCCTATGAGGTCTATGATGAATTTGGTAATGTCCTCCCACAAAAATTTGTACAACAGTGCTCTGAGCTAATGGTCACACTCAACGTTATAAGGCAGCCAAAGAAGATTTGTTTTGTGAGTAACATTTGTGCAGGTTGTGGGGGATTCTGTGTCTACAAATTTGGGGCCATACTATGTCTCTGTTGGCAATGA